From Marinobacterium sp. LSUCC0821, a single genomic window includes:
- a CDS encoding DnaT-like ssDNA-binding domain-containing protein has translation MHPNENLPLTVNPQKALAFGVEKALLVELLEQFAVLTPDSRFTISTSRIQQRCPFWSSAQIALYLEELLQAGVFSASSEGELWHISFNDQLPVQSDSVVSSHLSENREREPVLKPEPVAPSEKIQKPQRSKVPSFGGGYRRSASELDEIFAAAEAKKRQQIRMELSWQPTQAFFEQLQMHGIQNEFAQSCLPEFTLYYLDQSDSETTWNQKLLAWVRRAVRDEQSRTSKEQRLNNPSHSGGHNEKGRRDTRENRKRVTAAVMDLKNLDW, from the coding sequence ATGCACCCGAACGAAAACCTACCTTTAACAGTCAATCCTCAGAAAGCACTCGCCTTTGGTGTCGAGAAAGCGCTGCTTGTTGAGTTGTTAGAGCAGTTCGCTGTGTTAACGCCAGATTCCCGTTTTACTATTTCTACCTCTCGGATTCAGCAACGTTGTCCTTTTTGGAGCAGCGCGCAAATCGCTCTGTACTTAGAGGAGCTTCTGCAGGCGGGAGTCTTTTCCGCATCGTCTGAGGGGGAGCTTTGGCACATCAGTTTCAATGATCAACTGCCTGTTCAGAGCGACTCTGTTGTAAGTTCACATCTTTCTGAAAATAGAGAGCGAGAGCCAGTTCTTAAGCCTGAACCTGTGGCTCCATCAGAAAAGATTCAGAAACCGCAAAGATCAAAAGTTCCGAGTTTTGGTGGCGGTTATCGTCGTTCTGCCAGTGAGTTGGATGAGATATTTGCCGCGGCAGAAGCGAAGAAGCGTCAGCAGATACGCATGGAGTTAAGCTGGCAGCCGACACAAGCATTTTTTGAACAACTGCAGATGCATGGCATTCAGAATGAGTTTGCCCAATCTTGCCTGCCAGAGTTCACGCTTTACTACCTGGATCAGTCTGATTCAGAGACGACTTGGAACCAAAAGCTTCTCGCTTGGGTGCGTCGTGCGGTTCGAGATGAGCAGAGCCGCACTTCAAAAGAGCAGCGTTTGAACAACCCTTCACATTCCGGTGGACACAATGAAAAAGGTCGACGAGATACTCGCGAGAACCGAAAGCGGGTTACCGCAGCAGTCATGGACCTCAAAAACCTCGACTGGTGA
- a CDS encoding aspartate aminotransferase family protein, with the protein MTMTPVMPTYARLPVAFAKGEGSWLYDTEGRRYFDALCGIAVTGLGHAHPAVAKAIADQASTLIHTSNLYEITLQQQLGEKLCQESGMDAIYFCNSGAESNEAAIKIARKYGNSRGIENPSVIVMEQSFHGRTMATLSATGNRAIQAGFEPLVSGFSRVPYNNVEAVKTVAANNKNVVAILVEPVQGEGGVHVPDAGYLKALREICDQNDWLLMLDEVQTGNGRTGTYFAFQQEGFKPDVLTTAKGLGNGVPIGACLVSGKATDIFGPGNHGSTYGGNPLVCAAGLAVYNTIKSENLMENVKQRSEQLCQGLRAKFADIPEFVEVRNKGLMIGCQFNADIAPLAKLALDNQLLINVNGGGKVIRLLPALNISESEVEQLIESLSNIVHTLFASK; encoded by the coding sequence ATGACAATGACCCCCGTAATGCCCACCTATGCTCGACTACCTGTCGCATTCGCTAAAGGCGAAGGAAGCTGGTTGTACGACACTGAGGGCCGACGTTACTTTGATGCTCTGTGTGGCATTGCAGTAACAGGATTGGGGCATGCTCATCCAGCTGTTGCTAAAGCGATTGCAGACCAAGCAAGTACGTTAATCCATACATCTAACCTGTATGAGATCACCCTACAGCAGCAGCTTGGTGAAAAACTTTGCCAAGAGAGTGGCATGGATGCGATCTACTTCTGTAACTCTGGCGCTGAATCTAACGAAGCTGCGATTAAGATTGCTCGCAAATACGGCAATAGCCGCGGCATCGAAAACCCATCTGTCATCGTGATGGAACAGAGCTTTCACGGTCGTACCATGGCGACATTAAGTGCAACTGGAAACCGTGCTATTCAAGCTGGATTTGAACCGCTCGTTTCTGGTTTTTCACGCGTGCCTTACAACAATGTTGAAGCAGTTAAAACTGTCGCTGCCAACAACAAGAACGTTGTAGCAATCTTGGTTGAACCTGTTCAGGGTGAAGGCGGTGTGCATGTACCTGATGCAGGTTACCTAAAAGCACTTCGCGAGATCTGTGATCAAAACGATTGGCTATTGATGCTTGATGAAGTGCAAACAGGTAATGGCCGTACTGGCACCTACTTTGCATTCCAGCAAGAGGGCTTTAAGCCTGACGTTCTGACAACGGCTAAAGGTCTTGGCAACGGTGTACCGATTGGTGCTTGTCTAGTTTCAGGTAAGGCAACGGATATCTTTGGTCCGGGCAACCATGGCTCAACCTACGGTGGTAACCCACTTGTATGTGCCGCAGGTCTTGCTGTTTACAACACCATTAAGTCAGAAAACCTAATGGAAAACGTGAAACAGCGCAGTGAACAACTGTGCCAGGGATTGCGTGCTAAGTTTGCCGACATACCTGAATTTGTTGAAGTGCGTAACAAGGGCCTCATGATTGGCTGTCAGTTCAACGCTGACATCGCACCTTTGGCAAAATTGGCTCTTGATAACCAGTTGTTGATCAATGTGAACGGAGGCGGTAAGGTTATCCGTCTACTTCCAGCACTTAACATCTCTGAATCAGAAGTAGAGCAGCTCATCGAGTCACTTTCGAACATCGTACATACGCTGTTTGCTAGCAAATAA
- a CDS encoding DUF3549 family protein has translation MSENAITLTELFNKSGTAMRIYDLGRRIRSLGRDEFERIEAIATPYPTPYLHHAWIALVLWNPKQNSENAVWFLKLPLDEQGFMIPAVRDDIVNRLLTNVQHSVDGVPVEDSLKENPFMFKPSDEKMAIFHAKAALDQGLAASAFYEPVQQFIADPTLTTGWENLSLQGLADFIVRLDATDNQSNLARSIANLPEALTAQILALLEHAQPDQELSSKLAELLTDALKNSGDPIKISLLLRALSGSKVSALLIDSLQQVLNSEAGKSAEVLSAIATRCEAALMDPSTLKLFLERLAVGESGQTGFSRILADLMYLPVHRVLIVQALRSAETSTELKSATAAMFGSAF, from the coding sequence ATGAGCGAAAACGCGATCACACTAACTGAACTGTTCAACAAATCTGGAACAGCAATGCGCATCTATGACCTAGGGCGTCGCATTCGCAGTTTAGGTCGCGATGAGTTTGAACGTATAGAGGCGATCGCCACCCCCTACCCAACTCCATATCTACACCACGCCTGGATTGCTCTAGTGCTATGGAATCCAAAGCAGAACAGTGAAAACGCAGTTTGGTTCCTTAAGCTTCCTCTCGATGAACAGGGCTTCATGATTCCCGCTGTTCGCGATGATATTGTCAATCGTCTACTGACTAATGTTCAACATAGTGTTGATGGGGTTCCAGTTGAAGACAGCCTTAAAGAGAACCCATTCATGTTCAAGCCATCGGATGAGAAGATGGCGATATTCCATGCAAAAGCGGCACTCGATCAGGGCTTAGCTGCGTCTGCTTTTTATGAACCCGTTCAACAATTCATAGCAGATCCTACGCTAACTACAGGCTGGGAAAACCTATCTCTTCAGGGGCTCGCTGACTTTATTGTACGTCTCGATGCCACTGATAATCAGAGTAACTTAGCGCGCTCAATTGCCAACCTACCGGAGGCATTAACAGCTCAGATTCTAGCGTTATTGGAACATGCTCAACCAGACCAGGAACTGAGTAGTAAGCTTGCTGAACTCCTTACAGATGCACTTAAAAACAGTGGTGATCCGATAAAAATTTCGCTGCTACTGCGCGCACTTTCCGGCAGCAAAGTGAGCGCCCTTTTGATTGATTCCTTACAACAGGTGCTGAATTCAGAAGCTGGAAAAAGTGCAGAGGTGCTATCAGCTATTGCGACTCGCTGCGAAGCTGCCCTGATGGATCCTAGCACGCTGAAACTTTTCCTCGAGCGCCTAGCGGTTGGGGAATCTGGGCAGACGGGGTTCAGTCGAATTCTTGCGGATTTGATGTATCTTCCGGTACATCGTGTATTGATTGTTCAGGCTTTGCGATCAGCTGAGACCAGCACCGAGCTAAAGTCTGCAACGGCGGCAATGTTCGGCAGTGCATTTTAA
- a CDS encoding replication protein P, producing the protein MKKVDEILARTESGLPQQSWTSKTSTGDLSEVAEESTTRRVISDQTKALVNMVFARFMAIYGHKFKSAFETEQEIMLAKREWAMSIQRYSENELVAAVNRCKAELAWMPSISEFLKLLNEVGGDHGLPSAFAAYQEACKSAEHPLQHSWSHPAIYFAGRETGWFELRSESESEIFPRFSYHYDLLCRRVREGERLDIPNPIAIEQKSDVTQANQMLEFAKRYQIDESEACQLLYYLTLPKGSKVRARQFALSQETANTHGWQLPTEA; encoded by the coding sequence ATGAAAAAGGTCGACGAGATACTCGCGAGAACCGAAAGCGGGTTACCGCAGCAGTCATGGACCTCAAAAACCTCGACTGGTGATCTTTCCGAGGTAGCTGAAGAGTCTACTACACGTCGAGTGATCAGTGATCAGACCAAAGCCTTGGTCAATATGGTCTTTGCTCGCTTCATGGCTATCTATGGCCATAAGTTCAAAAGCGCCTTTGAGACTGAGCAAGAGATTATGCTCGCTAAGCGTGAATGGGCGATGAGCATTCAGCGTTACAGTGAAAATGAGCTGGTGGCTGCAGTAAATCGCTGTAAAGCAGAACTTGCTTGGATGCCCTCCATATCGGAATTTCTAAAATTGTTGAATGAGGTAGGTGGTGATCATGGCTTACCTTCTGCCTTCGCCGCTTATCAAGAGGCGTGCAAATCTGCAGAGCACCCTTTGCAGCACAGTTGGTCGCATCCCGCTATCTACTTTGCTGGTCGTGAGACGGGTTGGTTTGAGCTTCGTAGCGAATCTGAAAGTGAAATCTTTCCACGTTTCAGCTACCACTATGATCTACTCTGTCGACGCGTTCGCGAGGGTGAGCGACTAGATATCCCTAACCCTATTGCCATTGAGCAGAAGAGTGATGTGACGCAAGCTAACCAAATGCTTGAGTTTGCAAAGCGCTATCAGATTGATGAGAGTGAGGCGTGTCAATTGCTCTACTATTTGACCCTGCCTAAGGGCTCTAAAGTGCGCGCTCGTCAGTTTGCACTAAGTCAAGAAACTGCCAACACGCATGGGTGGCAGTTACCCACTGAGGCCTAA
- a CDS encoding thymidine phosphorylase family protein: MNPLRACRLGIDTHHEPYIYLRGDSPVCKSEGFNSLTRVLVASESQHIIATLNIVTESLIEEGHVGFSESAWERMGLTGGESIWISHPRPVQSLSYVRSKVYGHRINAEQFQEIINDIVDERYADVHLAAFITACGDDKLDDQEITDLTRAMINAGSTIDWGLDQVLDKHCVGGLPGNRTTPIVVSILTAAGLTIPKTSSRAITSPAGTADTMETLTNVSLTLEQMRDVVNSQGGCLAWGGSVRLSPADDLLIQVERALDIDSEGQLIASVLSKKVAAGATHVLIDIPVGPTAKVRSQQAADQLASSFSRVAENLGIKLAILKTDGSQPIGEGIGPALEARDILRVLQNQEEAPQDLLDRATLLAGAMLELSGKVAAGKGKGLALELIKNGQAWSQFVKICEAQGKFTSPPVAHYRYEMLSEVAGVVSEIDNRLLAKVAKLAGAPADLAAGVDLHVKCGHQVAKDQPLLTVHAEHVGELNYAVDYLLEHLSIVKIEGI; encoded by the coding sequence ATGAATCCCCTTAGAGCTTGCCGTTTAGGGATCGATACCCATCATGAACCCTACATCTACTTAAGAGGTGACAGCCCTGTTTGTAAGTCGGAGGGTTTTAATAGCCTGACCCGAGTTTTAGTTGCCAGCGAATCTCAACACATCATCGCCACACTTAATATCGTTACAGAATCACTCATTGAAGAGGGGCATGTTGGCTTTTCTGAGTCAGCCTGGGAGCGCATGGGGCTAACAGGAGGAGAGTCGATCTGGATCTCTCACCCTCGTCCAGTGCAGTCCCTCTCCTATGTACGCTCAAAAGTGTATGGTCACCGTATCAATGCAGAACAGTTCCAAGAGATCATCAATGATATCGTTGATGAGCGATATGCTGACGTCCACCTAGCTGCATTCATCACAGCTTGCGGTGATGACAAACTCGATGACCAAGAGATTACAGATTTAACTCGAGCCATGATCAACGCAGGCAGCACCATTGATTGGGGCTTGGATCAAGTTCTTGATAAGCACTGTGTTGGAGGCCTACCGGGTAACAGGACCACTCCAATTGTAGTCTCAATTTTAACGGCTGCCGGCCTCACCATCCCCAAAACATCATCTCGCGCCATCACCTCACCTGCTGGTACTGCGGACACAATGGAGACACTTACGAATGTCAGCCTAACGCTGGAGCAGATGCGCGATGTTGTGAATAGTCAAGGGGGATGCTTAGCCTGGGGCGGTTCAGTAAGACTGAGCCCCGCCGACGACCTACTCATTCAGGTTGAACGAGCGCTGGATATCGACAGCGAAGGTCAACTAATCGCTTCGGTACTCTCTAAGAAGGTCGCAGCAGGTGCTACGCACGTACTCATCGACATTCCAGTCGGACCAACGGCTAAGGTTCGCAGCCAACAAGCGGCAGATCAATTAGCATCTAGCTTCTCACGGGTGGCCGAAAACTTAGGTATCAAACTGGCCATCTTAAAAACTGATGGATCGCAGCCTATTGGTGAGGGTATTGGCCCTGCACTTGAAGCACGCGATATTTTACGTGTGCTGCAGAACCAGGAGGAGGCACCACAAGACCTACTTGATCGAGCAACCCTATTGGCGGGTGCAATGCTTGAACTCTCTGGGAAAGTGGCTGCTGGCAAGGGGAAAGGCCTTGCGCTTGAACTGATCAAAAACGGACAGGCCTGGAGCCAATTTGTGAAGATCTGTGAGGCTCAAGGGAAGTTCACCTCTCCACCTGTTGCCCACTATCGATATGAGATGCTTTCCGAAGTGGCAGGCGTTGTCTCTGAAATTGATAATCGCTTGCTTGCCAAGGTTGCAAAACTTGCAGGCGCGCCAGCAGATTTGGCCGCAGGCGTTGATCTACATGTAAAGTGTGGACATCAAGTTGCTAAAGACCAACCCCTTCTAACCGTACATGCAGAGCATGTAGGAGAGCTAAACTACGCGGTGGATTACCTGCTTGAACATCTTTCAATTGTTAAAATCGAGGGGATTTAA
- a CDS encoding monovalent cation:proton antiporter family protein: MEDYGLFEQILLMLIGAVVGTALFRRLKLPPILAYLALGALIGPFAMQLSHPGNMALLSEMGVVFLLFMLGLEFSLPKMIAMRRTVLGLGSAQVLLTSLVFIGMSLLMGMDFNASIVIAGALALSSTAIVTKELIRMQHLSEPHGQLSFGILLFQDVAAVIFLILVPALGTSAVEDNAEPLWLVFMQGGGLLLTLLFLGHKLLPALFNEIARERSDELFVLVALVTAMGAAWLTHAAGLSMALGGFLAGMMLGESHFKHQLESDIRPFRDVLLGLFFISVGMQLDLSALVENIHWVVLTTLLLITAKLVVVLMVGVLFKHPANTAFRASVSLAQGGEFGFALLAVALSYQVIDTDLNAVLVSTIILSMVLTPTLMNMAERWANRFFPLSTTEQDGEIERVDSLSESKLAHLNKHVIICGYGRVGQIIARFLKQMNIPYIAVDPDPVRIREASTAGEPAYYGDAKRVDILRNLGTERARLVILTIPAPKSALEILRNIKREFGNIPVLVRTQDDSHLEQFQSSGAAEVIPEALEGSLMLVSHVMTLLGVPTEEIKERIRTVRSQRYQILHGFVHGDHSKKLSTEESLVIQRHAVVISESAFACGKRIEDFDFDLAIVALIHAGEETENPSLQSVLAAGDTLIISGSPSEVELAEERLLLG, translated from the coding sequence TTGGAAGATTACGGGCTCTTTGAGCAGATTCTCTTAATGCTAATCGGTGCAGTAGTTGGTACAGCACTGTTTAGACGACTAAAACTTCCGCCTATACTTGCCTACCTAGCTCTGGGTGCCCTTATTGGCCCCTTCGCGATGCAACTCTCGCACCCCGGCAATATGGCACTCCTCTCTGAGATGGGGGTGGTTTTCCTGCTCTTCATGCTGGGACTCGAGTTTTCACTGCCTAAAATGATCGCCATGCGGAGAACCGTACTGGGGTTAGGATCTGCACAGGTTTTACTTACATCACTAGTATTCATTGGCATGAGTCTCCTCATGGGAATGGACTTTAACGCTTCAATCGTTATTGCTGGCGCCCTAGCGCTATCTTCTACAGCGATAGTGACCAAAGAGCTGATTCGCATGCAGCATCTCAGTGAGCCGCATGGTCAGTTAAGTTTTGGTATTCTACTATTTCAGGACGTAGCCGCAGTCATCTTCCTCATTCTGGTACCTGCACTTGGCACAAGCGCAGTAGAGGATAATGCAGAGCCCCTTTGGTTAGTGTTCATGCAAGGTGGTGGGCTTCTTTTAACTCTCCTCTTTTTAGGCCATAAGCTACTGCCAGCGCTATTTAACGAGATCGCTCGTGAGCGCTCTGATGAGCTGTTCGTTCTAGTTGCGCTTGTTACCGCGATGGGTGCCGCCTGGCTTACACACGCAGCAGGCTTATCAATGGCGCTGGGCGGTTTTTTGGCTGGCATGATGCTTGGCGAGAGCCATTTCAAACACCAGCTAGAGAGTGATATACGCCCCTTCCGTGATGTGTTGCTCGGACTCTTTTTTATCTCAGTTGGGATGCAGCTCGATCTATCAGCTCTTGTTGAGAATATACATTGGGTAGTTTTAACCACCCTGCTTCTCATCACCGCTAAACTGGTTGTCGTGTTGATGGTCGGCGTACTCTTTAAACATCCAGCGAACACCGCTTTCCGAGCATCGGTGAGTCTTGCTCAGGGTGGCGAGTTTGGATTTGCACTACTGGCTGTTGCACTCAGTTATCAGGTGATTGATACCGACCTGAATGCTGTTTTGGTCTCGACGATTATCCTATCTATGGTGTTAACACCTACCCTCATGAATATGGCCGAACGCTGGGCAAATAGATTTTTCCCTCTAAGCACAACTGAGCAGGATGGTGAGATCGAGCGCGTAGACTCTCTATCTGAGTCAAAACTTGCTCACCTTAACAAGCATGTAATCATCTGTGGCTATGGCCGTGTTGGACAGATCATTGCTCGCTTTTTAAAGCAGATGAATATCCCCTACATAGCAGTTGATCCTGATCCTGTAAGAATCCGCGAGGCCTCTACCGCCGGCGAGCCGGCTTACTATGGAGATGCAAAGCGTGTCGATATTCTGCGTAATCTCGGCACGGAACGAGCACGACTAGTAATTTTAACCATACCTGCACCTAAATCAGCGCTTGAGATACTGCGTAACATTAAGCGTGAATTTGGCAACATACCGGTATTAGTTAGAACCCAAGATGACAGTCACCTTGAGCAGTTCCAAAGTTCAGGTGCGGCAGAGGTGATTCCAGAGGCCCTTGAAGGAAGTCTTATGCTCGTCTCTCACGTCATGACTCTTCTAGGCGTACCCACAGAGGAGATCAAAGAGCGTATTCGCACGGTTCGTAGTCAACGCTACCAAATCCTGCACGGTTTTGTTCATGGTGACCACTCGAAGAAGCTATCGACCGAAGAGAGCTTGGTCATCCAACGTCATGCTGTTGTGATCAGTGAATCGGCTTTTGCCTGTGGCAAGCGAATTGAAGATTTCGATTTCGACCTAGCGATTGTGGCACTGATTCATGCAGGGGAAGAGACAGAAAACCCTTCCCTGCAAAGCGTGTTAGCTGCAGGAGATACTCTAATCATCTCCGGTTCACCCAGTGAAGTTGAGCTTGCTGAAGAGCGACTTTTGCTCGGCTAA
- the rnt gene encoding ribonuclease T — protein MADRFRGYLPVVVDVETAGFNAQTDALLEIAAVTLTMDESGYLMIDQSIEAHIEPFEGANLEQSALDFTGIDPWDPDREAEPELFALERIFKPIRKAVKAHDCKRAILVGHNANFDHSFVTQAAERCDIKRNPFHPFSTFDTATLAGLAYGHTVLARACQIAGIPFDNKQAHSALYDTTKTAELFCSVVNQWKEMGGWDLVLALREEEAEE, from the coding sequence ATGGCAGACCGATTCAGAGGCTACCTACCCGTGGTCGTTGATGTCGAAACCGCTGGGTTTAATGCACAAACTGACGCCCTTCTCGAGATCGCTGCAGTAACTCTTACTATGGATGAGAGTGGCTACCTAATGATCGACCAATCGATCGAGGCTCACATTGAGCCTTTTGAAGGCGCCAACCTAGAACAATCCGCGCTAGATTTTACCGGAATAGATCCTTGGGACCCTGATCGTGAAGCGGAACCTGAGCTATTTGCCCTTGAGAGAATTTTTAAGCCTATTCGCAAAGCGGTGAAAGCGCACGACTGTAAACGCGCTATTCTCGTTGGCCACAATGCAAATTTCGATCACAGCTTTGTGACGCAGGCTGCTGAAAGGTGTGACATCAAACGCAACCCTTTTCACCCATTCTCAACTTTTGATACTGCAACCCTTGCAGGCCTGGCCTACGGCCACACCGTGCTAGCCAGGGCCTGTCAGATTGCGGGCATCCCGTTTGATAATAAACAAGCGCACTCAGCACTCTACGACACCACCAAAACTGCCGAGCTTTTCTGTTCTGTGGTTAACCAGTGGAAAGAGATGGGGGGATGGGATTTGGTTCTTGCTCTGCGTGAAGAGGAAGCAGAGGAGTAA
- a CDS encoding LysR family transcriptional regulator: MIDLRHLKTLAALRDAGSLVEAAERVHLTQSALSHQIKDLEERLDCSLFIRKTKPITFTAAGQRLLTLADDILPMIKTAERDIARLAGGEAGRLNICIECHSCFDWLMPTIDHFRQNWPEVEMDLSTGFSFQPLPALARGDIDLVITSDPEPRNGIVYEPLFSYESLLGLSRQHRLVARKFIQPDDLAEETLITYPVDTNRLDLFSRFLDPAEVEPAEIRTAELTVMMVQLVASGRGVAALPNWAMHEYLERDFIQARPLGEKGLWCTLYAAIREDQQNSDFMTDFLATARDVSFKTLKGIRSATPDTSTSA, translated from the coding sequence ATGATCGACCTACGCCACCTCAAAACACTTGCCGCACTGCGTGATGCAGGTAGCCTAGTTGAAGCTGCGGAGCGTGTTCATCTAACCCAATCGGCTCTCTCACACCAGATTAAAGACCTTGAAGAGCGTCTCGACTGCTCGCTCTTTATTCGTAAAACCAAGCCAATCACTTTTACCGCAGCTGGCCAACGTCTTTTAACTCTTGCTGATGACATACTGCCAATGATCAAAACAGCCGAGCGGGATATTGCTCGCTTAGCTGGCGGAGAGGCTGGTCGTCTGAACATCTGCATCGAGTGTCACAGCTGTTTCGACTGGTTGATGCCGACCATCGATCACTTCCGCCAAAACTGGCCAGAGGTTGAGATGGATCTCTCCACAGGATTTAGTTTTCAACCCCTACCTGCATTGGCACGTGGCGATATAGATCTTGTTATTACTTCAGATCCAGAACCACGCAACGGCATAGTTTACGAACCCCTCTTCAGTTATGAATCGCTGCTTGGCTTAAGTCGACAACACCGTTTGGTAGCTCGTAAGTTCATTCAACCTGACGATCTTGCAGAAGAGACACTCATCACCTATCCCGTTGATACCAACCGACTCGATCTGTTTAGCCGTTTTCTTGATCCAGCTGAAGTGGAACCCGCAGAGATTCGCACTGCCGAATTAACGGTCATGATGGTGCAGCTTGTGGCCAGTGGCCGAGGCGTTGCCGCCCTACCCAACTGGGCAATGCATGAGTACTTAGAGCGTGACTTCATTCAAGCGAGGCCGCTTGGAGAGAAAGGTCTATGGTGCACCCTCTATGCAGCTATCCGAGAGGACCAACAAAACTCTGACTTTATGACAGATTTCCTTGCTACCGCACGTGATGTAAGTTTCAAAACATTGAAAGGCATTCGCAGCGCTACGCCAGACACATCTACATCCGCTTAA
- the grxD gene encoding Grx4 family monothiol glutaredoxin, which yields MSVVDTIKEQIDSNTILLYMKGTPRFPQCGFSSRAVEALMSCNERFAFVNILENPEIRAELPKYANWPTFPQLWVNGELVGGCDIICDMAASGELQTLVAEAAKAADDQA from the coding sequence ATGAGCGTAGTCGATACGATCAAAGAACAGATTGATAGCAACACTATTCTTCTTTACATGAAGGGTACTCCACGTTTTCCTCAGTGTGGTTTCTCTTCACGTGCTGTGGAAGCATTGATGTCATGTAATGAGCGTTTTGCTTTTGTAAATATTCTGGAAAACCCAGAAATTCGTGCAGAGCTACCAAAGTATGCAAACTGGCCTACATTCCCACAGCTTTGGGTGAATGGTGAGCTAGTTGGCGGTTGTGACATCATTTGTGACATGGCTGCATCTGGCGAGCTTCAGACACTTGTAGCGGAAGCTGCAAAAGCGGCTGACGACCAAGCCTAA
- the argF gene encoding ornithine carbamoyltransferase — protein sequence MGTRHFLTLLDLTPEELNRVIQRAIELKRMRNAGEIYEPLKNRVMAMIFEKASTRTRVSFEAGMAQFGGHAMFLSPRDTQLGRGEPIEDSARVISSMVDVVMIRTFSHELIQNFAANSQVPVINALTDDYHPCQLLADMQTFFEARGSIKGKTVAWVGDGNNMCNSYINAARQFDFTLNIACPKGFEPNAELVAKNADRVNIFQDPDTAVVGADLVVTDVWASMGQEDEERLRMKRFDGYQVNPALMDLANQDALFMHCLPAHRGEEVSEDMMDDPRCIAFQEAENRLHAQKALLEFLLVGY from the coding sequence ATGGGAACCAGACATTTCCTAACCCTTTTGGATCTAACGCCAGAAGAATTAAACCGAGTTATACAGCGCGCCATCGAACTTAAGCGTATGCGCAATGCTGGCGAAATTTACGAGCCTCTGAAAAACCGCGTTATGGCGATGATTTTCGAGAAGGCCTCAACCCGTACACGTGTATCATTTGAAGCAGGCATGGCACAGTTTGGCGGCCATGCGATGTTCCTCTCTCCACGTGACACCCAACTGGGTCGCGGCGAACCTATCGAGGATAGTGCGCGCGTTATCTCTAGCATGGTCGATGTCGTGATGATTCGCACATTTAGCCATGAATTGATTCAGAACTTCGCAGCTAATTCACAAGTGCCAGTTATCAATGCTCTAACCGATGACTACCACCCTTGCCAGCTACTTGCTGATATGCAGACCTTCTTCGAAGCGCGCGGCTCTATCAAGGGCAAGACAGTCGCATGGGTTGGCGATGGCAACAACATGTGTAACAGCTACATCAACGCCGCTCGCCAATTTGATTTCACCCTAAATATCGCCTGTCCGAAAGGTTTTGAGCCTAACGCAGAGCTTGTGGCTAAGAACGCAGATCGCGTTAATATTTTCCAAGATCCAGACACCGCAGTAGTGGGTGCCGACCTTGTTGTTACTGATGTTTGGGCATCAATGGGACAAGAGGATGAAGAGCGTCTTCGCATGAAGCGCTTTGACGGCTACCAGGTCAATCCTGCACTTATGGACCTTGCAAACCAAGATGCACTCTTCATGCACTGCTTGCCTGCGCACCGTGGTGAAGAGGTTAGTGAAGATATGATGGATGATCCTCGCTGCATTGCATTCCAAGAGGCGGAAAACCGTCTTCACGCGCAAAAAGCGCTACTCGAGTTTCTGCTCGTCGGGTATTAA